The nucleotide sequence GCTCCTCGGCCATGCCCTGAAAGCGCCCTCTGCTGGCCGCCCGCCGGTTGGGGTGGCGGCGGGACGGAGGGTAGGGCTAGAACCGGAGGAGATTCTTGGAGATGAGCCCCTTACGGGACACAGCAGCtgccttacctgtaaaatggggaaaataccaTTCTCCTCACCACAGAGGTAGACGATATCCATTACACAAACGTTCGGTGGGCGGGAGCCTTGGCTAACGTCCTAGCAGACTCAGGAAGATTCTGAGCTGTCCAGAGCCGGTACCTTCCTTGTCCTTTTGACTCAAGCAAGCTCAGCGTCCCACAAAGGGAGCATGAGGTATTTAAGTGGCCTCTCCCTGGGGCGTTGGACTAGGATCCGAGCCCCTCCAGATCCAAATTCCCAGTGTCAGGCGCATTATCCCAAGCAGTCTTGGGAACTAGAATCGCCCCCATTTGACAGAAGAGACTCCCAGAGAAGGTAACCCTTACACAGTCACACAGCTTAGGACCAAGAGGGGCAGAGGGCCAAACTCAAGGCCCAGCGACTCCACATACAGTGCTCTTCCCACCAGTGGAAAGCAGAGCGTTGGGAGACAGTACCCCGCACGGGCCACGACCAGCTCCAGGGTTGACGTTTGCCTCTGCAGCTTTGTGTCCTCAGCCAATTCACTTAAGCTCTCTAGGTCCAATTCAGTTTCTTCAGTTTTACTAAGGGGGGGGGGTGTGTAGGGGAGGGTGGTGTTTGTACCTACCTTGTAGAATTGTTTGGAACAGATGCAAACAAAGCGTTCAAGTGCACGCACATACCATGATAAGTGCACTGTAAGTGTTAGCTTATTAAATCCAGTACTTAGAGTTGATAAAAACGACCACTAGTACTTACTGGTTTTCAGGGATCTAGATAAACATAATTTCAACTGGACCTCATCTAGTCATTTAATCGTTCTACAAGCATTTATTGATCCCTTACTCTGGACCCATGAGAACAGCTGTCTGCCCCCAAGGAGCTCACTCATAAATGGGGAGAAAGACGCAAAGTCTAGTGGTTACAACAGCAACGCTGCTTTCTCCGTACAGCATGTTTGGCTTGATCAGAATTCCACAGGCATTTTCAAGCCTCTGAAGTCAGATCCTGGGTCTCTTCCTCGACCAAAGCTCCTTGACCCGGGCCTGGGCTCCTAACCCCTCCCGTGTTCAATTCCAACCCAAGGAGGCCTCTGACCTTGATCTTCACCCTGTGCACCCCTTCAGGCAGCTCCTTCCGATGGGCAATCTGGAGGAAGGAAAGGCCGGGGCGCAGAGCAGCCGCCCGGGAATGGGTCTCCCGCCCAGGACCTGGCTGACAGCCGCCGGGGAGGACAGGTTTGAAGAGCCGCGCCCTGGGCGAGGCGCCCATTGGCTGCCGCAGCCTCCCCGGGGCCAATCGCCGGCGAGGGGGTGACGTAACCGCTCGGGGCGGGCGGCCGCGGGGCATTGCTCACCTCGCGGCTGCAGTCTCCGCTGCGGCCCGTCCAGTCCTACGGGCGTGGAGCCGGTCATCAGGCCTACACTGGGCCGCCGCGGGCTCGGGTGTGAAACTTCCGGTGGGCGCGGGCCCGGGCAGAGGTCGGACCAGGTGGTCCCTCTCCCCACAGGCACTCGCGGGACAGCGAAGCGCGAGTTAGAAGCACCTGGGGAACattcagagctgagctaaagGGCACCTCCCCGTCACTCCCCTGGGCTTGGGACCGCGGCAGCTCGCTACTGGACATGCGCAGGACTGCCGCCCAACAGGAAGCAGCCATCCTGAGCGGGCGCTCGGCGGGTTTTACCTTCCATTGGCTCGGGACCTGCCACTTATCTCTGTCGATCCAATGAACTTCAAGCTGGGCGGAGCCCGCTATCGGGACGTCCAGCGCGGGCACTTGGGGTCGCCCGCCCCCGCTCCCACCCGGCTTAGCTGCGGGAAGTTCTCGCAGGTTTTTCCATGAGGGAACGGCATGCCCGGGCGACACACCAACCCCAACTCCGAGCACCGCCTGAGTGGAGGTCACTGAGAACTCCCAATACAAAGACAAAGTATTGAAGGGCCAGGATCTAGGAGTCTGTACCCTAAACCCATTTTTCCAGGCGACTGTATAGTTTTTTATTGATCAGCTTCCTCGGTTTACCCCTTGACCCTCCAACAGGGTTAGGACGCAACTCAGCGGGCTCTGGGTGGAATCCATCAGATTCCTTCCGTGGAGGTGGCTCTGCTGCTGCCATAAAGCTCCGCTGTGCTCCACCACAGCCCGCTCCTGCTCCAGACCAGGGCTCACGGcctgccctccctgcccacaGACAGGGCACACATTTGAGTTCCACACACTTTTATTAGAGAGTCAGAGGCAGGCCTGCTAGGAGGCTCAGGTGATGCTCAAGGTGGTGAGGCTGCTCGATGTGCCCTTCCCAGTGCAGGAATCCACAGGCTGAGTCCAGATGCACCTTCCCCATCCCCAGCTGTCTACAGTAGTACAGAAAGGGCCCTGCTGCGTGAGGCTGCAGGCAGTGCTGGCAGAGCAGGGCTGTGACTGAATGTGGCCCCTGACTCAGAACAGAAGACATCAAAGGGCAGCTAGAGAGGAGGCCAGAGTGTTCCGCATCCCAGCCCCCACCAGCAAAAAGCCGTGTCTGTCCTGGCTCCCTGTGCTGTGACAGGTAGCGTGTGCATTAGCAGCCCCTCAGTCTCCATCCTGGTTGAGTTTGATAAGCCCATATTCCACCGCTTTCTCTAGGCAGGCTGCAGCAGCCCTGGTGATGGGGCTCTCCTTGCCCTTAGCCAGCACGGACAGGATCTCCAGCACCTCGCTCTCTATCAGGGTGCTAGCGATCTCTCTCGAGGCCTCCACCATGTTCAACACCACCACAGCGCCCCGGTGCTGCAGCTCCTGGTTGGGGCTCAGAAGCAGGGCCTGCAGGATCTCCAGCCAATGTGTGGTCTGCAGGAAACAGGGCTGTGTGACCACTGAGCAACAGGCTAAACCTTGGCAGGGAACACACTCGCACACCCTGGGACTTCCCCCACCAACTGCCACCATGCTGGGGGGTCCTGGCCCACCTCGCCTCCCCTGCCAAGAAGAGGCACTGACCACTTGGGGGATGCGGCTGCAGAGCGAGGGCCGCATGGAAGTGAGCATGGCCAGGCCCCCCGCAGCCGCCTGCCGGAGCAGCTCATCATCCTCTCCACTGTACAGCACCAGCAGCTTCAGCCGGTCATTGCCCTTGGCTTCAAAGAGGTCCTGCACCTGTGGCCAGATGAGGGGCGTGGACTGAGTCAGCTGAGGCAAAGCCCAGCCAGGGCACAGATATTTCTGCAAGGCTGCCCACCATGACCGCCTGGACCAGCCCTCACCTCCTTGCTCATGGCCAAGTTACACATGCACTCCGTGGCTGCCCGGCGGATCATCTCATGCTCCTCAAACATGTAGCCCTCAATCATGGGCACAGCCTTCTCCTTCAGGATCTTCTGCCTGCAGGGCCGAGGGTGGAAGGCTCAGCATCGTCAGAGCCTCTGCatccactgcccccacccccatatcCCCATACAACCGAGCCCTGGGCTGAGGATTTCTCTGGGCAATGTCCAAAGGCCCTCCTGCACCAGGTATGAACTGCAGGGGTTTCCAGCCTTCTACCCAGGCCTAGGAGATGGCATGGGGCGTGGAATGCTTTCAACCAGGAGTTAGGAGAccagggtggtggtgatggtgatgctaACACCGAACATTTAAGCACTTCCCCTGACCCAGCACTTGGACTACCTTACTCAATCCTCACCACAGCCTTGTGGTGACAGTGCAGGTGTGATCAGCATGACTATTTTGCaaaagaagaaaccaaggctAAGTAGTGAGTAATGTGCCCAGGGTCACCACTAGTAGTAATAGCTAATATGCATCGACTGGGCACATCGCTAGGAGCCAGGTACCTATGCACTAAGTgcttttacatgtattttctcatttaattctcctcaCTACAACTCCATGAGGTAACTACTATAACCATCCCAtttcagagggggaaactgaggcacagagtggttatGTAACTTGTTTGAGGTTACACCCTGGTACCCagtgaagccaggatttgaacccagatggtctgactccagagctggcACTGTTACTGCCCAGTGATGTGCTCTCTCAGGGAGCGCTGTCCAAATCAAACCGCCTGGCCTGTGTCCTCAGCTGGATGACACAGAGGACTCACTGTGAGGCTCAAATAAAGCCATGACCGAAGAGTGCTTTCCAAACTGTCAAGTGCTTTACTGGGGATAATCTAAACCCTGATGCCCTCCCTACCTGGGCCCCATGTCCCAGGGGACCTTACCGGAGCCTCTCACTGATGCCCGCCAGGTTTGTTAGAGCCATGAGCGCCTCGAAGTTCTGCAGCCCTGAGCAGTTGAGGTGCAACAGGGAGACAAGGGGCCGGACCACCTCATAGATCTGTGACATGCACCCCACCTGTCAGGGCTACTCAGCCCAGTCCCCACCGAGCCCACAGGCGGGGGTCCACCCCCTGAGAGAaggctgccctccccaccctAGGGCTCAGCAAAGCTGCCACTTCCTATTGAACCCACGGAGGAGCCACAGCCCAGGTCAGAGACCATCAGGGCCCAGTGAGGGGGtggaggccagggctggggcaggaagaCACGTACCCGCTCGCCAGGAAAGGTCATCTCTGGGTTGGAGGTGATGGTGAGCTTGGCGAGAGCCTGGGCTGCCTTTGTCTGCCCCACGTCAGTGCCTTCCAGGGCCAGCGGGAGCAGAGCCTGTAGGGACAAGCCCGTCCGTGTCCAGGATGTGCCCGGGAGCGTAAGGCCCGAACCAGCAGGCCCTGAGCTCTGACTGTCCACCCGcacctttctcctcctctctcctcaggcTTGACAACACTCCCCGCTCAGACCCTCTCCACCTCTCTGAGGTCTCTCATTAAGCTACCCAAACACTTCCTGAAACACCTAGGAAGGGCTAGCCATGGATTGTGCCGGTGCTGGGGCCATGGAGGTCAACGACACAGGGAAAGGGGGAGAGCTCAGGACCTTAACAGGCACAAAGTGCCGGGGGCTCCAATGAACCCGCCCCGTCAGCATCCCTCTCTCAGCAGGAAGATGTTCCTGCCGGTCACTAATAATGTTTCCCATCCCACATCTAAAACTAATCTCTGGTGTGGCAGCCACTGAGTCATGTCTTGTGGACCATCAGGAAGGAGTCTGTAAGCCAGCTTACCTTGCCCCCTCCCTGAGCAACCACAGTGCCGCGGTCCTCCACCTCTTCCACCAACGCCAGGAAGACCCTGCAGAGAGAGGGCGGTAGTGGGGTGGTGGGTGAGTGGGGCCGGGGCCCTGGCAGGTAGACACTCCACTTCTACGCTCGGTGAAGGAAGGCAGCCAAGCGTGTGGCACCGCTGCTCTAGGAGGCCCACAGCACCAGGACCTGCTCCCTCTGTGGCTACATCGGCAGCCTCAAGGCTCAAGAGCTGGGAAGGTCTGGCTCCGCTGAGGCAGGCTCACCTGGAGAGCAGCTCTCGGCAGGAATTCGTCAGCACAGGGCTTTCGGTCTTCACCATGCACGTCATGGCTGACACCACGCCTGCTGCCAGCAGCTTCTTCACCCGAGCCCGCACGAAACTTGGTTTGTCCTGGGGAGGCAGGCAGCTTAACAGAGGGGCCTCGGCTGACTAGACAGGGAAAGGGGGACCCTCTTCACAGCACAAATTGATGAACATGAGAACAAAGGGCAAGAAACCCGCTTAAACAGAAGATTCATCTGCTCTGGATGCACCAGGTCAACCGGTCCCAGTGATACAGAAACCCCCAAACCCCTCCTAGCGGCCCCCTCACCTTCGGGTGCTGCTCAGGCACATGCTGCTTGGCATACTTGGCCAGCTCCACCATCTTGGGGTCGGGCTCCTCGTAGTCATAGCTGTTGGTGCAGTTCACCAGTGCCGAAGCCACCGCAAAGAGCACTGACCTCTCCTCGGACTGCCAGGAGCAGAGGGGCAGTCAGTCAGCCATCCCAGGGGGCAGAGCAGCACTGGGATAAatgctgcccaggcccccagtTCTACCCTCACTGGACCACCTGGGCACCAGGATGAATCTGGAAACCTCCCCAGGCCCCCGCCTGCCCCCGGCCTTTGGGAGCTCACACACTTGACCTCCAACTCCACCAAAGAGACAGTCTTTTCTGACACTGCTGGTGCAGGCCAGTCTGCCCACGCCACCCAGAGCGGCCACTCGGGCCACAAAAGCCACTGGCCAAGACCTGCCAAGAAAGCCAGGTAAGCTCTAATCCTAGGAAGTGTCCCCGGATGACTGGTGCTACCCTGCTCAGCTGGACCAGAGCCTTCAGGGCAGCCTCGTCCTCCACAAACTCTTCCTTCACATCGGCATCGAAGGTGAGGTAGGCCAGGCCCTCCACTGCCCAGCGCCGAGTGCCTGCATCAATCTGGTCATTGCACAGCCACCTGGGGTCATGCAGGGTAGTGGACAAGCATCAGAACTAGCGGGGCAGGAAGGGGCACACCAGGACCAAGGAGTCAAAGCTAGGGGCTTGGGCATCCCCGCCACATACGGAAGCAGTTCACATGGCAGGATCCAGGAGGGTCTGCCTGGGGGAGAGCAGGGCAGTGAGGAGGCCCCACCCTCCACCCAGACCCTCCTCTCTTGAAGTCTAGCTGACAGGTGGTGGGGGAGCCATGGCAACGCCAAACGACTCACTTTCGACACTGCTTAGCCAGTTTGAGAGTGGAGCCTTCAGCAAACTGCTTCATGCTAAAGTCAGTCCCTCCGGCCGAGCCGAGCTTACAGAGTCCCTGGAGGAAGAGGCAAGAACGAGCTGCTGGCCTCCAGGGATGGAGGCAGAGCCAGGCTCCTCCACACCTCGGGGGGTTCCCTCCCTGGCACTCTGCCGGGCTCTCTGGAGGCCACGCACACCCCCACCAGGCTACCACCTAGAGCGTTTGGCAGCAAAATCAGCTACTGGGGTAGCCACGTGACGCAGCCTGCAGCAGAGACTGACACGTGGGCCACTGTGctgtcctgggccccaccccccaccccccaatctGCACTGGGATTTGCTCTGTTGCTTTCCATGTCATACAAGAAAACTTTTTACAGGTGGAGCCAGAGCGTGTGCAGGGAGAAAACAGGAGCCTCAGCCAAGGCTCCTTACGGGATGGAGAAACCCAGGACTGAGTGCCCCAAGAAGGACCAGCTCCCCGCAAGGTGCATGGCTGCAATGGGCTCCTGGAAGCCAGCCGGTCCCCAAACCACCAGCTCCTGGGGCTGCCTGCAGGCCCAGCCTTTCCACACAGCCTTTCTGACTAGCCCAGCCCACGTGTCCTCCAAACTCCCTCAGCATCTCCTCTGGAGCTTCTCCCACCGCCTCTAGGGGGCAGCATGTGCCACGCTGCCTTCCTGGGTGTTCTCTCTGTAAGGCTCATCTCCCTGACTTGACCATGAGCCCTGTGTGGGAGAAGCCAGTGCCCATGCCTCTGGCCTTAACAAGGCCCTGTGTCGCCCATATTTTCACCCCGAGTGTGCCGGGGCCGCCCCCTGAGACACCAGCCAGCCCAGTACCCCTGCCTGGCTGCCCGCCTGCCCACCCAGCCCTGGCCTGCCAGTCTCACCACCAGTGCCCGGATGCGGATGCTGTCCTTCTCGCTGTGCTTGTACAGGTCCTTCAGCAGCGAGACGCCATTGGCAGTGATGAATGAGGCCCGCTTGGCCTTGCCGGCCGCGTGGATCAGGGCCTCCACAGCCACCAGCTGCTCTTCTTCCTGCTCAGAGGCACACAGAGCGATCACGCTCTCCATGACGCCACTCAGCTCCAGGGCCCGGTTGCCGGCGTCACATGGGCCCTGCAGGAGGCAGGACACCGTCTGGATGGCCCGCAGCTTCCCGGCCAGGCCGTGGCCCTCAAACCAGCTCCTGAGGGGCACAGGGTGACAGCTGTCATACCAAGGCCAGCATAAAGggactctctttccctcccttcccctccactaGCCAGGCACCTGCGCTACCTGGGCGGGAGCAGCAAGGAACTGCCGACGGGCAGACGAGCACATTCCCCCCAACAGCAGGCACCCACCTTCCCTCTCTAGGCTTTCCTGGAGCCGTCCCTGACAACACACCACCTAACACAGCTTACTCTCACTCACACCACCCCGCTCATCTCCTTCCCTGTACTTATGA is from Diceros bicornis minor isolate mBicDic1 chromosome 5, mDicBic1.mat.cur, whole genome shotgun sequence and encodes:
- the UNC45A gene encoding protein unc-45 homolog A, which produces MTASSVEQLRKEGNELFKCGDYEGALTAYTQALGLGATPQDQAILHRNRAACHLKLEDYDKAETEASKAIEKDGGDVKALYRRSQALEKLGRLDQAVLDLQRCVSLEPKNKVFQEALRNIGGQIQEKVRYMSSTDAKVEQMFQILLDPQEKGTEKKQKASQNLVVLAREDAGAEKIFRSNGVQLLQCLLDTGEADLMLAALRTLVGICSEHQSRTVATLSVLGTRRVVSILGVENQAVSLAACHLLHVMFDALKEGVKKGFRGKEGAIIVDPARELKVLISNLLELLTEVGVSGQGRDNALTLLIKVVPRKSVKDPNNSLTLWVIDQGLKKILEVGGSVQDPPGELTVTANSRMSASILLSKLFDDLKCDAERENFHRLCENYIKSWFEGHGLAGKLRAIQTVSCLLQGPCDAGNRALELSGVMESVIALCASEQEEEQLVAVEALIHAAGKAKRASFITANGVSLLKDLYKHSEKDSIRIRALVGLCKLGSAGGTDFSMKQFAEGSTLKLAKQCRKWLCNDQIDAGTRRWAVEGLAYLTFDADVKEEFVEDEAALKALVQLSRSEERSVLFAVASALVNCTNSYDYEEPDPKMVELAKYAKQHVPEQHPKDKPSFVRARVKKLLAAGVVSAMTCMVKTESPVLTNSCRELLSRVFLALVEEVEDRGTVVAQGGGKALLPLALEGTDVGQTKAAQALAKLTITSNPEMTFPGERIYEVVRPLVSLLHLNCSGLQNFEALMALTNLAGISERLRQKILKEKAVPMIEGYMFEEHEMIRRAATECMCNLAMSKEVQDLFEAKGNDRLKLLVLYSGEDDELLRQAAAGGLAMLTSMRPSLCSRIPQVTTHWLEILQALLLSPNQELQHRGAVVVLNMVEASREIASTLIESEVLEILSVLAKGKESPITRAAAACLEKAVEYGLIKLNQDGD